TTAttgtaaaatttcaataaaaagtaAAAGCTTGTGTATTTAAATACATGTacataaacattttaattaaaacGAAATGTTTATATTAAAAGTTGAGTtatcaaaaattaaatttaaaaataaaaataagatgacaAAATCAACACTATTAAAATTTTCGATTAAATTCTTTGATATGgtattttaaaacataaaaacaattaattatatagtaataaaaataatgtgaaaataataattaatttttagtaaaaaccATTCGAAATCATCATTGAAATATATAATTTTCTATTAGAATAGTATTATTAAAaagtttatattaatattttgatttaaatatttaaatcaaaaaattaaaattggagcattttctaaaaaaatgaaaaaccaCGTCTgagtttgaaaaaaattcaactcGATCAAATCGAAAAGCTGGGCTCATTTAGAAGTTAGTATGtgaaattatatcaaaattaaaatataaaaataaaatctaaaatttgaGCGGAACATGGAAATTAGAAGGATAGAGCTGAAATTTAACCATTAATTTATAACGTAAAAAGAGCAAAAAAAACAATAGACGGGTGATGGAGGAAGGCTTTAGGGCTTTCACAGATACAGCTAAAGATGTTTGTTTAGGAGAAAGTTTGGTAACAGCTTAAGCCGTGTAATAACCCTTACATATATAGAACTGCAGTAAAAAACTGAAGATAATAAACTAATGCAAGGTAAGGCGCACATGAAACAAAATGGAGGAGGGTACTTGTGAACATAGTTGGGTTTTCCATCCATGAGTTAAGAGGAAGCGTGAGTTTGATTCCTGGCTTTCTCCTTCTCCTTCACTTCACTCCCCTGCGTCTTGTCATAAGCTTCATGCATTGCACCCACCCACAAATCAAATACAGTTCAATTAAAACAAGTTTTACTTACTACTACCTAACCATTCTACTCTACTACTAACCTGGGTGACTTCCATGAATCTCCTTGTTTTTTTTTATGTCAGATATACTCTCGTTCTCTCCATAAATTCCtccaaatccttcttcatctgaTCTCGTAGCATATCCCTCTCCGAATGACTCAGACATGACATCCCTTAACACATGAAACAAACAGTTTCAAAACCACTAGTAGTAGTAGTAGACATGGGAAGAAAAAGAGAAGCAACATCTTCATTAATATATTCTAACCCAGGTTTTTGTTCAGGCTTTTCGTCTTTCTGCTCCATGCTTTCTGGTTGCTTGGAACAACTTGTGATGATTGGCCTGAAGCTGATCACTGAACTTTTATGATGACTTAAAGAAGCTCGCAGAGATGGAGTGAAAACTGCTGGTGGCTGAGCTCGAACCGATCGGATGGCTTTCATTTCCGCCTATCTTCTTTCGGGTTGTGAAATTATTGAACATTGTTTACTTAAAAGGACAATACTAGAAACCTTCTTTCTTGTTATGTTAAGACACGTAGAAAATGTTAATGGACAGGTGTGGAGTGTAGGAAATGTAGCTTCTGATGAATGTCCATGACCCAGATGGCACTCGAGGAGGGCCAATGAAATATACGGGTTCTACAGAAACCACTAGTTGCCGACACTTAGGCCTCTAATATTTCGACAAGGAACGGTGTGAACCAAGCCTGATGGATGAAGTAGGCAATCTCGGACATTAATTAAAGGGAAAAAGGATTATGATAAACGAAATAAAAAATTAAGGGTAAAGGAAAGGTGAGTTTCTGTCTGTTGACGGAAACAAAAACGACAAGGCCCATTGGAAATTGAGAAGAAATTAAAGTGACTCATTGGTGCTCGAAAAAGAAGGCCCAATATACATGGTTTAGCTGGATGGAACTTATTGCCCGAATTAAACAAAACATTCACAAAACTTGGTCTCGTGCACGGAGCTACACCGCCGTGGAAAGGAAAATGTGACAATGAGGAAATGGCGAAGGACAAGGAGGGAGGGCCTCCTAACCCCTACAAGTTTGGACTTACATTTGTTACCGTTAATGGAGGCCTTTGCTCTTGTAAATCAAAATTGATACTAGGAATTCTTCCTTCATTAGAGACAAGCCACTGTCATTGTAAATGCACTAGAGGGTTGATATTGGTGGTTGGTGCCTTTTTAGGCTTTGCCTTTAAGCGTGACCTCTGTTCTTGAGTGCTTGACTCTGTGTTCACTTTCATTGATCGGCAACTCCTTTGCTTTGCTTCTTTTGTATTATATTTTAACCTTGTAAATCAAAATTGATACTAGGAATTCTTCCTTCGTTAGAGACAAGCCACTGTCATTGTAAATGCACTAGAGGGTTGATACTAGTGGTTGACGCCTTCCAGGCTTTACCGTCAAGCATGGGCTCTAATCTCTAATACTAGCAATTCCTTAGTATCAATTCCTACAAACTTAGGGTATTACAGCAATAAAATTAAAGTCAAAAGTGAGACATGTGTTTAGATTTAATCATTGCAGTGGTAAcaaaatgaaatataataaattaaaataaccattaaagATATTAGAGTAATATTTACGGGTAATGCAACTTATaacatatttgaaaatttaataaataactaaaatgttaaaattacaaaaatataggtacattatttatatatttatttaaatattttgattaattaatatataaatatgtaaatttatttattatattaaaaaattaaatcaaaataattaaaaaatttaatttgaaaattttgataataagATATTATATATTAAGTTAATAAATGGTAAAGAAATACAAACAATGTTGTGAAACTCCAGTGGAGAAAAAACAAGTCTGGTGCAATTAAAAGACATCTGCGACAATAAAATGCCAGAAAAAAGGATATGTCTGGAGCCTCAGCCACATGATGATAAAAGAGGGCCATTAATCCATTTCCCGTTCAATTTGTGGAGCAATATTGGTCCTAATATTCCATCTAGTTCTCATATTTGAATCTCAACTATGAAGCAAAAAAAGACTGAAATCCACAAGTTTATAAACTAAAACAGTGTATTCAAATGAGAGGATAGTAGAAGAAAAATCAACAAGGTTATGAAATTATACTAATTAATACTCGGTAACAAGGACAACCCTCAAGAAAATTGAAGCATATTGCTTCATACAACCACTTAAAAGAATGGCAAATTTTCTTTCAACCTCCCTTGCCAATTCAATCCGAAAATggtttcttttcttcttcaatgtTCCCTCTCTCTCTTGCTTTCATTTTATAGGCATATCGTTCTTTTTGTTGTATACAGAACTGTCAAATGTTACAGGTTCAAAGTGTATGGCAAATGACCATGGGCTTCAAGTATGGTTTTGTGAAGAAAAATGAACAATAAGTTGTACCATCTACTTTAAAAGAAGGTAGGCAACAGTCTTCACCGACCAAGATCAATTTTGTCAATGTCTGAATTCGCCCCATTTGTTAAAACAAGTAATAAGCCATCCACGGGCAGCTCAAATAATGAATCAAACTACTTTTAGCGCTTAAAACGGATCACATGGACAAGGGTAATAGAAACTTTCTCTCTCTCTTCTTGACCACAGCCTGCCTACAACCTCTCAAGCGTATGGGAAGGAAAATACCAAGGCATATTGGGATACATGAAAGCCAGTAGTTACTAAAATAAAGGGACAAGTAGGATAGTATGACTAACATACTAAATGTGAAGGCCCAAAAAGTAGCCACAGCTACATCAGCCCTGCATGAAGTGAACAGAATCTCGTCAAGAACATGTAGAAGTTTAATTTACAACCAAAGCATGCCGGAGAAATGCTAGAAGGAGACATAATATGTTACAAAGTTCACATAAGGAAATTTTCTGTGAATAAAATGAACAAGTATTTTTTATAGGGACGAGTAGAATGAATATTTCTCAGAGTATAGGCCACAATGCTTTTATATCTATGACGAAACCTGAGAATGGGAAAGATTAAGAATGAATTGTATGTTTTGGCACATTGAAAGATGGATCAGTAGCCTAATACTGAAAAACACTATAGAAATCATCAAGAAAGATCTGTGTTTCAACAGAAATCTAAGTCTTAGCCATCTCAATTATGAACCTCTGCTTCGACGGTCATCAAACTAATTGTTTCCCTACATCTAGAATTAACAAATCGCTATAGTCATTCCTTATCAAGATATATCTCTTATCAATGAATACAAACTCTTATTACCAGCCAAAAAACCAATATGCTTAACAAAGATAACAATCTTCCATCTCCAACACTAGAACTATCATTGACCTTACTATTTTGACTCTGATTCAGGAGCTAAAAACACGATAACAAGAAATGACCCAATACTCTTTGAGTCTTCAATATGGAATCCATCAACGGAAAGTGACAAACCAATGATTCTTTAACAAAGTTAAAAGCTTGAAGAAAATATATGCATTGATCATCTTACTACTTCACAAAACAGTAACTCTGGATAGTTTATTTCAGTATTTGAG
The Gossypium arboreum isolate Shixiya-1 chromosome 10, ASM2569848v2, whole genome shotgun sequence genome window above contains:
- the LOC108488503 gene encoding uncharacterized protein LOC108488503; its protein translation is MKAIRSVRAQPPAVFTPSLRASLSHHKSSVISFRPIITSCSKQPESMEQKDEKPEQKPGDVMSESFGEGYATRSDEEGFGGIYGENESISDIKKNKEIHGSHPAYDKTQGSEVKEKEKARNQTHASS